The Onthophagus taurus isolate NC chromosome 2, IU_Otau_3.0, whole genome shotgun sequence genome includes a window with the following:
- the LOC111427075 gene encoding NADH dehydrogenase [ubiquinone] iron-sulfur protein 3, mitochondrial-like, translating to MNFNLKNLLKPIFTKNNTGRFKFGSCPYKKSNVAIQCDPKPTVRKSHPKEREQLKRFGNYCAQILPKFIQKVQITKGDELEICIVPEGILPVLQFLKDHQNAQFASLCDVTAIDVPSREYRFEIFYNLLSLRFNSRIRVKTYTDELSPLDSCVCIFEGANWHEREIWDMFGIYFLNHPDLRRILTDYGFQGHPLRKDFPLSGYIEVRYDDEKKRCVYEPLELSQEFRRFELEVPYEQFPNFHKSGPLPEDVPFDCKQHNEDN from the coding sequence atgaattttaatttaaaaaacttactaAAACCtatatttaccaaaaataacacagggcgttttaaatttggaaGTTGTCcgtataaaaaatcaaatgttgCGATACAATGTGATCCTAAACCAACTGTGAGGAAATCGCATCCAAAAGAACGTGAACAATTAAAACGATTCGGAAATTATTGCGCTCAAATATTACCAAAATTCATTCAAAAAGTACAAATAACAAAAGGGGATGAATTAGAAATATGTATCGTTCCCGAAGGAATTTTACCagttcttcaatttttaaaagatcatCAAAACGCGCAATTCGCAAGTCTTTGCGATGTAACAGCCATAGATGTGCCGAGTAGAGAGTATcgattcgaaattttttacaaccTACTTTCGTTACGGTTTAACTCTCGAATTCGTGTGAAAACCTACACGGACGAATTAAGCCCTTTAGACTCGTGCGTTTGCATTTTTGAAGGCGCAAATTGGCACGAAAGGGAAATATGGGATATGTTCGGAATATActttttgaatcacccggATCTTCGACGTATTTTAACAGATTACGGGTTTCAAGGACACCCATTGAGAAAAGATTTTCCATTATCAGGATACATCGAGGTGCGATACGATGACGAAAAGAAACGGTGTGTGTACGAACCACTTGAATTATCTCAGGAATTTCGTCGATTTGAATTAGAAGTACCCTATGAACAGTTTCCGAACTTTCATAAATCTGGTCCTTTACCAGAAGATGTCCCCTTTGACTGTAAACAACATAATGAAgacaattaa